In Zingiber officinale cultivar Zhangliang chromosome 6A, Zo_v1.1, whole genome shotgun sequence, a single genomic region encodes these proteins:
- the LOC121994085 gene encoding UDP-D-xylose:L-fucose alpha-1,3-D-xylosyltransferase MGP4-like: protein MSSRASFSAAQPQGIVYSFLLSRSGLLSVLALFLLLVVFVPLPGRRPMSALFYDDGPVSRWKDYTVARAAGFAARNDTLIVTSVSEPFLPLLNNWLISIARQKRQDQVLIFAEDYATLYEINRRWPGHAVLVQPAPDSQTAHDYGSQGFYNITSRRPRHLLQVLELGYSVMYNDVDIVWVADPFRYLEGDHDVYFADDDVAVKPLNHSHDLPPPGTNGQTYVCSCMIFLRPTRGAKMAMSSWIEKIQNEPWSENTQTNDQPAFNSALNKTAGEVDLYLLPQAAFPSGGLYFRNGDWVERTRGLHAIVHNNYIVGLQNKIQRFKEYGLWLADIHTDESPLGRI, encoded by the exons ATGTCTTCGCGTGCCTCTTTCAGCGCCGCCCAGCCACAAGGCATCGTGTATTCCTTCCTCCTCAGCCGGTCCGGCCTTCTCTCGGTCCTCGCGCTCTTCCTCCTCCTCGTCGTCTTCGTCCCATTGCCCGGTCGTCGACCCATGTCCGCCCTCTTCTACGATGACGGACCCGTATCCCGATGGAAGGACTACACGGTCGCTCGCGCTGCGGGCTTCGCCGCCCGCAACGACACTCTCATCGTTACCTCCGTGAGCGAACCCTTTCTCCCCTTGCTTAACAACTGGCTCATCAGCATCGCGCGGCAGAAGCGGCAGGACCAGGTGCTCATCTTCGCCGAGGACTACGCCACCCTCTACGAGATCAACCGCCGGTGGCCCGGCCACGCCGTCCTGGTCCAGCCCGCTCCCGATTCCCAAACTGCCCACGATTACGGATCTCAG GGGTTCTACAACATCACATCGCGGAGGCCTCGCCACTTGCTGCAAGTCCTGGAGCTGGGATACAGCGTCATGTACAACGACGTCGACATAGTGTGGGTGGCGGATCCATTCCGTTACCTCGAAGGCGATCATGACGTATACTTCGCCGACGACGATGTCGCC GTGAAGCCCCTAAATCACTCTCATGACTTGCCGCCGCCAGGGACCAACGGCCAGACCTACGTCTGCAGCTGCATGATTTTCCTCCGTCCGACGAGGGGCGCCAAAATGGCGATGAGCAGTTGGATCGAGAAAATCCAAAACGAGCCCTGGTCCGAGAACACACAAACGAACGACCAGCCTGCTTTCAATTCTGCTCTGAACAAAACTGCAGGAGAG GTGGACTTGTACTTGTTACCTCAAGCTGCATTTCCATCGGGAGGGTTATACTTCCGGAACGGGGATTGGGTGGAGAGAACTCGAGGCCTGCACGCCATCGTCCACAACAACTACATCGTAGGCCTTCAAAACAAGATACAACGTTTCAAAGAATACGGGCTCTGGCTGGCGGATATCCACACTGATGAATCACCACTCGGCAGGATATAA